One region of Sebaldella sp. S0638 genomic DNA includes:
- a CDS encoding GNAT family N-acetyltransferase — MEIIHKKEQKQFEAWENNEMLGHMTYTWIGDDKFIIDHTVVEIPAEGKGVGKSLVMAGVDFARKNNLKILPLCPFAKLIFDKNNDIHDVLMK, encoded by the coding sequence ATGGAAATAATTCACAAAAAAGAACAGAAACAGTTTGAAGCATGGGAAAATAACGAAATGTTAGGACATATGACTTATACATGGATAGGAGATGACAAGTTCATTATAGACCACACTGTAGTAGAAATTCCGGCGGAAGGAAAAGGAGTAGGGAAGAGCCTTGTAATGGCAGGAGTAGATTTTGCCAGAAAAAATAATCTGAAAATACTGCCTTTATGCCCATTTGCAAAATTAATATTTGATAAGAATAATGATATTCACGATGTTTTAATGAAATAA